The Carcharodon carcharias isolate sCarCar2 chromosome 37 unlocalized genomic scaffold, sCarCar2.pri SUPER_37_unloc_2, whole genome shotgun sequence genome contains the following window.
CTGGTCACAAACCCAGGACATGTTAACATACTTCACAGCCAAAGAAGCAACTTATTTAAGTGTACCcactgttgcaatataggaatcccacaaacagcaatgtgattatgacccagaacattttttttagtgatgttggttgagggataaaaatcGCCCCCAGGACATCGGGAAAactcccactgctcttcttcaaaccaGTATAACTGAGAGGTCAGATTATTTGgctatttattccagtgctgtttgtgggatcttgctgtgcacaaattggctgctacgattcctacattacagcagtgactacacttcaataaaAGTACTTCATCTGCTGTGAAGCCTTTTGGGATATGTTAAGGTGGCATAACGCCTGATATTCTCTTATTTTGTTATTCACTCTTAGGATATAAGTATGGCTGGCAAAGCTGCCATTTATTCTTCATCTTTAATTGTTAATTTGTTTTCATAACTGAATTACTTTCTTGGCCACTGGAGGGGACATAAAGAtttaaccacattggtgtgggactggagtcattttttttatttgttcacagggtgtgggtgttgctggctgggcccagcatttattgcccatccctagttgccccttgagaaggtggtgctgagctgccttcttgaaccgctgcagtccatgtggtgtaggtacacccacagtgctgttagggagggagttccaggattttgacccagcaacagtgaaggaaagacaatatcaggatggtgacttggaggagaacttccaggtggtggtgttcccatctatttgctgcccttgtccttctagatggtagaggtcgtgggtttggaaggtgctgtctaaggagccttggtgaattcctgcagtgcatcttgtagatggtacacacactgctgctactgtgtgtcggtgggggagggagtaaatgtttgtggatggggtgccaatcaagcggggctgctttgtcctggacagtgtcgagcctcttgagtgttgtggctcAGGATGGCAGCTTTCTTTCCTTCATcagtgaaccagttgagtttttgtggacaaggtgacagatgGTTCCTGGTGCTGACTAATAAGTCTCCAATTTATTGATTTCCATTTCGCAccactcctcatctccattttaaatggaagacccccttattttgaaactgtgtcccctagttctagattcccccaccagGGGAACCATTTTCTCAGCAACTAACCTGTCGAGCCCCCTcggaattttatgtttcaataagatcacctctcaatctttcaAATTCCAATGAgtttaggcccaacctgctcaaccttttctcataaggctGCTAGCCCAGCCCTATCACCACAATATAGGTGGAGTATCCTTTATCTGTAAATCCAAAAactgaacacatccaaaaactgcTCTTTTTTGAACCTCATCAATCTTTAGCTTGGGAAGTCTGTGACCTGAGCCGACCAGACCTGACCTTTGGAAtgggaagtctagttgtttgtctgcactgtttaccttgcaAACTCTCTCCTACAAGCAGAGCTTATTACAGataccctgtatttattattcattgatacatcttacttttccagccattttctttattttagactatagctagcctaggctttgatcattgtaatgtaagtaggcctAGATCTATATGCAGTATCCAAAAACGGAAATTATCTGAAATCTGAAACGCAATTGGCCCTGAGGGTttcagataaaggatactcgacccATGACTACCGTAGCTGGCTGAACAAAATACTTTCACACAAGTAGGCTGAGACAAAGATAGAGGCCAGTGGATTATTACTGTACATATTACAAGACTACACCAGGGGTATTAAAGAATGTTAAGCACTGATAAAGCTCACAGGTGACATTGAGACGCTAGTTGCTGATTTGGACAATTGTCTTTGTTTCTATTGGAAGGACACTGGTTCTAAATCACGGCTTTACCGCCTGTATTTGGGAGATTAGGTTAaacctttctctctcgctttcccctcAGCTCCCTGCAGCCAACAGTACAGGTCCACGATGGAAGAGCAGGTTAGGGCTGTCGCACTCGAGCCTATCTGATTTGATTGTGTTGCAAACCTATCttccccactaccccctcccctctgtacagtgagagagaggccaCAGATTGGCACAGAGACTGGCACAGACATGGTCCTGTTCAAAGTAAAATTCACTTTCCAAAAGCGTGTGCAGTTGGCACAATCCCTATGGATGCTGTGCTGGTTCTCGGTGTTTACTGGAGTCCTAACTTTCGCATTGGGACTTTATCTCAAATGCGAACTCAAGAGACGGAGTGAGGTGATGGACAACACTGACATCCACCTTGTTCCCAACACCCTAATCTTGGTGGGGCTCATCTCCATGCTCATCAATTTCAGTGCGGTCAAAATGTGCAATGACTCACTGGATCTGACCAAGTTCCCCCGATGGAAGGGTTACGTGGAACCCTTCCTGATCTTCTCCTTCCTCTTCACCTTTCTCATGCTGTTTGCTTCGCTCTTGAGCTATTTCATGAGAGGAAATCTGGACGCTTCACTGAAGATTGGCCTGAAAAATGGAATCCGTTTTTATAAGGACACAGACACCCCAGGCAGATGCTACCAGAAGAGGACAATAGACCACATCCAGATGGAGTTCCAGTGCTGTGGGAACAACAACTACAGGGACTGGTTTGGGGTGCAGTGGATCAGTAATCGATTCCTAGACTTCAACAACAAGGAAGTGAGGGAGtaagttctgacaaaaggtcattgacttgaaacattaactctgtttctctctccacagatgctgccagacctgctgagtacttccagcatttgccgTTTTTATTTCAATCATTTTTTTTGGCTTGACTCCTCGTTGTGTCAATATTTTCTTTTTATCCCTCCCCCAATCCAATCTTTGCATCTATTCCTTCGAGTATAGGAGATTAGGGGGTGATCTAAATGAGGTGATTGAAGGATTAAGTAGATTAGATAGAGAAAAATTagtccagaacaaaggggcagaaccttaaaatttgagccaggccgttcaggggtgatgtcaggaggcacttcttcacacaaaggggagtgggaatagggaactctctcccccaaaaagctgtcaaatggcctccccctgtccCTATGCTCAGTGTGAATTGAATTCacggaattgaaaagtagggaagttatgtcaAACCTGTATTGAATCTTCATCAGCATACACTTTGAGTGCTCTATGTAGTTCTAATTGTCATAttgtaaaaaggatatagaggcactggaaagGCGCTGGGAGGTTTACAAGGATCATTCCAGAAATGTATGGATATACATATCAGGAGAAGATCgacaggctgaggggtgacctaacagaggtctttaaaattctgaaaggttttgatagagtggatacagagagaatgtttccccttgtcggggagaccagaactgggggccatcaatataagatagtcaccaagaaatccaatcaggaattcaggagaaatttctttatccagagagtagggagaatgtggaactcactcccacagtgagtggttgaagtgaatagtatagatacagttaagaggaaactagacaagcatatgaggacaaagggaatagagggttatgatgctagatttagatgagaaaagatgggaggaggctcaagtggaccataaacactggcatggactggttgagcaGAATAGCctgtttaggaacataggaacaggagatggccattcagcctattgagcccgctctgctattcaatatgatcatggctgatcaaacacttcaaaGCCTTCTACcctcactatccccataaccctttattttattcttaatcagagatctatcaatctctaccttaaacatactcaatgactgagcgtccatggccctctggggtagagaattccaaagattcacaaccctctgtgccatatatcctctGTTATCCTATGTAATGATTGTTCTTGCCTCCATGCGATCTGACTTTTTTTGATGTGGTTCCAGTCATATTAAGAGCAACGTGGATGGCAGGTACCTGATTGATGGTGTCCCCTTCAGTTGCTGCAACCCTAACTCCCCTCGGCCCTGCATCCAGCGTCAAATCACCAACAACTCTGCTCACTTCAACTATGAGTACCAGACAGAGGAGCTGAACATATGGCTGACAGGATGTCGAGAGGCTCTGCTCAGCTACTATACCGGGATGATGGCAACCATTGGAACAAGCGTGCTGCTCTGCTATGTCATGCAGGTGAGGACTGCCCTCCGCTGTTTACCCGGCCTGTGTCCTCTCACATTTCCCTTTGAGCTTTGCTTGATTCTGGGATCAGGAGGAGGCTGGGGATGTGGGAACTATGCCTGgaaggcttgctctctctctttctgggagACTTTCCTCTCCTCCTCAGAGTAAGTTGGGGAAATGGGTCAGGGTTATACATGCTTGTCTCCTCTATGGCTCAGTCTGTTGCCACCTATCCACTAGCTAAATGAAGAATTGTTGGGATGGATTCTATCTGTTAGAAGTGCTTTCATCAGTGAGATATGTCAGACAAATCTCCCCATTTCATTGCTTGATCAAAATCTTATATCAAATCAACAGTTAGATTTTTTCTTCCATTCATTCCCAGGACATggctgtcactggcagaggaaatagtttctctctatcaaccctgttgaatcctttaatcatcttaaaccccttgattagatcaccccttaatcttttaTACTCGAGAGCGTACAAGTCTAGTCTGTGCAACCTGTCCTTGTAAGTTAACCCTTTCAGCCCCAGTATCATTCTTTGAACCTGTGCTGCACCTGCCTTCCAAGGCCAATGCccccttcctgaggtgcagtgtccagaactgaacacagttactccagatacaccaccacctccaaaccacacgaccatcctgacttggaattatatccagaacaaaatcctggaactccctctctaacagcactgtgcgtgtgcctacaccacatggactgcagcggctcaagaaggtggctcacccccaccttctcaaggggcaataaaaattctggaatagccagtgacacccacatcccatgaaagaataaaaaccagATGGGTCCAACCAgaactctgtacaactgaagtataactcCCTCCcatttatatttcaacccttttgAGATAATGGTCAACATCCCCTTAGGTTTTTTGATTACTTTGTGTAACTGTCCACTCACCTTTAAAGAATTGTGTAAAACCCTGTACTTCTCACAGCTCCTACTCTCTCATCTTTAATAAAATATTCCAATTTGTTTTTTTCAAATGCAGCTTAACCTCACTGCCCATGTTGAAATAGTTTTCCATGCTCACTGAATCTGTCTATATCCTATTATAACTTTCTATTCCCATTCGCACAACTCATTGTGCCTCTTAACTTAGTGTCATCTAAAAATCTGGATGTACAACTGTCTATTCAAATAGCCGTTTGGTAGCACGGAGCTTGATTATTGctaaaagagagacatgctgttgaagcttttcatcttgcactcatcaaatttcggcaaatttcaaagggagcaacaatttatactgcttgaGGAAAGGGtgcagtataagttgttgctccctttgaaatttgtcctgacgagtgcaagatgaaaggttCGACAGCATGTCTCCCTTGTCAGCAATGATTCTCTATTCCTgatccaggtcattaataaatatggtgaGAAGATGAAGTCCGAGTAGAGATCCCATCCTCCCAATCAGAAAACAAACTCTGCCCTAACCCCCAACCAATTACTTTCTCACACTACGAGGTTACCTTTAAGTGTAACCTACTACATCCCCGCCTTTCACCTGATGATGAGGTAGATGATTTTCCTGCTATGTCATGTGTGTCTGATGCATCAGGTCTTGTTTATTTTATGTGTGTCTGTAGCTTGGTGTGTTGACTGGACTGCGCTACCTCAGCATAGCGACAGAAGCTGTCGTGGAGCAGGAGAATCCCGAGTGTGACTCTGAAGGCTACCTGCTGGAGAAGGGGCCGATGGAGACAGTGTATGCTATTGCCGAAGCAGTGAAGGCCAAGTTCAGCTTTAATCAGGTCcagacagaaccagcagcaaccgaGGTGACAACAACAGAGGGGGACAAAACGGATAAATAGCCATTTTCCAACCAGGAGAAGTGCCAGCCTGGGTAACAGGAGTCACCCCAGAGGTGACTATTGGACGTAGCTAACGTTTAATGTTGAATCTCCTTTATTTGATTTCATGCAATGAAATATTGCAATCTTCTGCCAGATTGCCCTGCTTCCTGCTCgggggagctgagtgacccttaaCCTAGCGGCTGTCTACCCAGCCTCAGCTCCTCTGCCTCATGCCAATGCATAGGGGCCCTCACTTCACCAACACAAAATCCTCCCTCAAGTTGGCTTTTATCAACATTAAACTCAACTTGTGCCCTGAGTGTTAGCACCTGACCTTTCACCCCCAGAACCCAGATTCACATTGACACTTGACAAGTAACACCTAGGGTTCCCAACTCTAGATCGATGCATTTCTTGAGGCTTTCTTAATAAGACCTCCTACCTCAGCCACTAAAacaccctccatccccaactccaaTATCTGTATAAATAATAAACAGAATTGTTCAAAGAAATTGAAGAaaacttgtaatttttttttaatggccctatgatttttctccttggCTTAACCTTAGTAGTGTCCTGGAGACCAATCTTCAGTTCCTGGAGAGTCCAGGGCAATGCTGCAGAAGTTGGCAAACCCTAGATGCACTCTCAGCAAGGGGCTGGGGCCTTTTCCAATATTCAAAATGGTTGCTTGAGCAATGGTAATGAAAATGGCTTCCCTCAGCCTGTGAAAGGATAAAGAGGAAATGTTTCCAAGGATGGGACTCTGTGCAGCATTAACTCTGTAGTAAGTTCTCTGTTGGTCTGCTGCCAAACTATAAACTGTAGCCATAACTTAATAAACCAAAGCAAGCAAGAAAATTCTGCAAAAAAGGTCTGATAACAGGACCTATGAATTTAAGAACATTATTTATCAAATAAGAACATTATTTATCAAAACATTTTGTGATAAAACAAGGGTTTCTCAATAACAACTAAGtaacgagggagcgctgcactgtcagagggtcagtactgagacaaTGCCgtgctgttggagagtcagtactgacagatggagcgctgcactgtcggagggtcagtactgagggagtgctgcactgtcggagggtcagtactgagggagcgctgcactgtcggagggtcagtactgacggagcatcgcactgtcggagggtcagtactgagggagcgccgcactgtcggaggttcagtactgagggagtgctgcactgtcggaggttcagtactgagggagtgctgcactgtcggagggtcagtagtgagggaatgccgcactgtcagagggtcagtactgagacaaTGCCgtgctgttggagagtcagtactgacaaatggagcgctgcactgtcggagtgtcagtagtgagggaatgccgcactgtcagagggtcagtactgagggagcgctgcactgtcggagggtcagtagtgagggaatgccgcattgtcaaagggtcagtactgagggagcactgcactgtcggagggtcagtagtgagggaatgccgcactgtcagagggtcagtactgagggagcgctaggctgtcggagggtcagtagtgagggaatgccgcattgtcaaagggtcagtactgagggagcactgcactgtcggggggtcagtactgagggagtgctgcactgtcggagggtcagtactgaaggagtgccgcaacGCCGGAGGGGCTGTCTTTCAGGatgtgggtgtaaaagatcccacagccactattggaagaagagcagggagagttctccccggtgtcctggggccaatagttatccctcaaccagcatcattaAAAATAAATGACCTGgatcattaacacattgctgtttgtgggatcttgctgtgtgtatatcggctgctgtgtttcctacattacaacagtgaccacacccaaATATATGAAAATGTGCATTCTGATATTTTCCCTCTGTTCCCAATTCTGTCTTTTGTTTGAAGAGGGGAGAAAACATTTGcactctcccattccccaccCTATGTGGTACTAAGTTACACAGCTTTAAAATACCTAGAGTCAATTCCTGGTCTTTGCCAAGTTTTCCATACTACAGCTGAGGATGTGACAGACATACTGTAATTTGCCTCGGTGTCCCTGAATGAGGAAGATGGAATGATTCGGTTTGCTGTTATGATCTCCAGCATTGGTCAGCACCTTTGTGTGGAGGGGCAGAGAGGGCCTTGAaacaagaaattttttctctaagGCAGGTGGCCTTATTAAACAAATAAATGATTTTGTTTCTACGTTTCTGACTGTGGCAGCAGTGAATACAGTGAATACATTTACTCCAGATGGGGGATTTGGACTAGAACTTTCTATAACTCATTGTCATGGAGATGAAGCCTCTCTTTGCCATTTCATAAAcaacacagaaagaagccattcagcccattgtgtctatgctgaGTCTTTGAAAACCTGCAGTTCTGACATACGGAGGCAAAATACAAAAACAATGGAAAATGGTCTAGATAATACTCTGACATTATCTGCGTATATCATTTTTATTCCAAATATCaccctattttaaaaaaaatgttcaccTCGGGGTCTATTACCAATTCTCTTCAATCTATacccccctggttactgaccctcctgtcactggaaacagtttctccctaactactctgtcAAAACACTTTTCAACTCTTCAATTAAATCTCctgttaaccttctctgctctaaggagaacaatcccagcttctccagtctctccacataatggATGTCCCACTAACTAAACCAGTTCTGTGACACTGGAAAGTTATATTAAAATATATAATGCAGAGTAAAGGAAATTGTATATGTTACAGAGTATAGGAGAGTGTATATATTACAGAGCATGGGAGACTGTACAAATTACAGAGTATGGGAGACTATATATTACAGAGTATGGGAGACTATATGTTTTACAGAGTATGGGAGACTGTATATATTGCAGAGTATAGGAGACTATATGTTGCAGACATTGGTGGTGGTGGTCCGATTTGCTGTGGTAATGTAAACTtttccatgcatgttgtagtctggatctatggatagtgatggtagaggctccaatttcatTCCATCACAAGGAATCTCTGCCACTCCTAACACCTGCTATATTCATGTATTTAAAGGACTTACAATTGATTCTCACCCTGTTTGGcagcattatgaacacaccttccttggccattgaGTACTGGAGCAGGACTCGAACCCGGAGCTTCAGACTTagagcagggacactacccactgcaccacaagacctcccctaTTATAGGGTATAGGAGATTTTATATATTACAGAATATAGGAGAGTGTATATATTACAGGGTATAGGAGATTGTTTATATTAGAGTATAGGAGACTGTATATAGTGCAGTGTATAGGAGATTGTATATATTACAGAGCATAGGAGAGTGTATACATTACAGATTATAGGAGACTATATATTACAGAATGTAGGAGATTATAAGTTACAGAGTATAGGAGACTGTATATATTGCAGAGTATGGGATCTTGTATATATTACAGAGTATAGGAGATTGTATAATTACAGAGTAGAGGAGACAATATATTGCAGGGTATAGGAGATTGTATATGTTATAGCGTGTAGGAGATGGTATATGTTGGAATATAGGAGATTGTATATACTGCAGAGTATAGCAGACTGTATATATTAGAGTATAGAAGATTGTCTTTTTACAGAATATGGGAGAGTGTATAGATTGCAGATTATGGGAGACCATATATATTCAGACTATAGGAGATGGTATACATTACAGAGTATAGGAGACTGTATGTATTACAGAGTATAGGAGATTGTATACATTATGGAGTACAGGAGATTATATATATCACAGAGTATATGAGATTGTATAAATTACAGAGTATAGGAGACTATATATTAAAGAGTATAGGAGACTGTATATATTGGAGGGTATAGGAGATTGTACATGTTACAGAGTAAAGGAGATTGTATACATTATAGAGTATAGGAGAGTATATATTGCAGAATATAGGAGATTGTATATATTAGAGTTTAGGAGATTGTATATCTTACAGAGTATAGGAGACTATATATTATGGCATATAGGAGGTTTTATATATTAGGGAGTATAGGAGATGGTATATTTTACAGAGTAAAGGAGACTGTATATATTAGAGTACATTGGAGTTTATATATATTACAGAGTATAGGAAAGTGTATATATTGCAGAGTATAGGAGATTGTATATATTACAGAATATAAGAGACTGTATACATTACAGAGTATAGGAGATTGTATATATTACATAGTTTAGAATATTGTATATGTTACAAAGTATAGGAGACTGTATAGATTATAGCATATACGAAAACATATACACTATAGGGTATAGGAGACCATGTCTTACAAAGTATAGGAGATTGTATATATTACAGAGTATAGGAGACTATATATTACAGAGTATAGAAGATTATATGTATTACAAAGGATAGGAATCTGTATACATTACAGAGTACAGGAGATTCTATATATTACAAAATATAGGAGACAGTGGCCGGGGTTTTCCGTGCCAGCTGTtgtcgggtgtgtttggtggcacaAGTGGACAGTATGGcccgatcggtttcacgacagtgtAAAATtaatttgcgatcgtccgctctacCCGTTGAAGGCGGGCCAGGTTTCCTGCACCATCTATCATTTAGACACCATGGAGGCAGTTGTGATCTCctgtaccccagctctgg
Protein-coding sequences here:
- the LOC121274724 gene encoding RDS/peripherin-like protein xRDS35, with product MVLFKVKFTFQKRVQLAQSLWMLCWFSVFTGVLTFALGLYLKCELKRRSEVMDNTDIHLVPNTLILVGLISMLINFSAVKMCNDSLDLTKFPRWKGYVEPFLIFSFLFTFLMLFASLLSYFMRGNLDASLKIGLKNGIRFYKDTDTPGRCYQKRTIDHIQMEFQCCGNNNYRDWFGVQWISNRFLDFNNKEVRDHIKSNVDGRYLIDGVPFSCCNPNSPRPCIQRQITNNSAHFNYEYQTEELNIWLTGCREALLSYYTGMMATIGTSVLLCYVMQLGVLTGLRYLSIATEAVVEQENPECDSEGYLLEKGPMETVYAIAEAVKAKFSFNQVQTEPAATEVTTTEGDKTDK